Proteins encoded by one window of Lycium barbarum isolate Lr01 chromosome 11, ASM1917538v2, whole genome shotgun sequence:
- the LOC132616572 gene encoding disease resistance protein RPP13-like isoform X3: MVEAFVSFAVEKLGDFFIQEVSLCLSLREDVLWLRNELLFMPSFLNDAEEKQSEDQRVQQWVFEINSVASDAVAILETYNFEAGKGDDDRFASCLKACTCICRKEAKFYNVSKEIQSLKQRIMDISRKRETYGIRDINNTGERPRNRPNNRSAMARTLRRTTSYVDEEQIFVGFQDVVERLLAELLKAEPRRGVISIYGIGGAGRRGRVMGEICFSSGCYSVVSCRA; encoded by the exons ATGGTTGAGGCCTTTGTGTCATTTGCAGTAGAAAAATTGGGGGATTTCTTCATACAGGAAGTTTCCTTGTGTTTAAGTCTAAGAGAGGATGTGTTGTGGCTGCGAAATGAGCTGCTCTTTATGCCGTCTTTCCTCAACGATGCAGAGGAAAAGCAAAGTGAAGATCAAAGAGTTCAACAGTGGGTGTTTGAAATCAATTCTGTTGCTAGTGATGCTGTCGCTATACTGGAGACTTATAACTTCGAGGCTGGTAAAGGTGATGACGATAGATTTGCTAGTTGTCTGAAGGCTTGCACTTGCATATGTAGGAAGGAGGCCAAATTCTACAATGTCAGCAAGGAGATCCAATCACTCAAGCAGCGTATCATGGATATCTCTCGCAAACGAGAGACTTATGGTATTAGAGATATCAATAATACAGGAGAAAGACCAAGAAATCGGCCAAACAATCGGTCAGCCATGGCTAGAACATTGAGGAGAACTACCTCCTATGTAGATGAGGAGCAGATTTTTGTTGGCTTTCAAGATGTTGTAGAAAGACTGCTAGCTGAACTTCTCAAAGCAGAACCTCGTCGAGGCGTCATCTCCATTTATGGTATAGGAGGAGCAG GTCGCAGAGGAAGAGTGATGGGGGAGATTTGTTTTTCATCTGGATGCTATAGTGTAGTTAGCTGTAGAGCCTAA
- the LOC132616572 gene encoding disease resistance protein RPP13-like isoform X1 — MVEAFVSFAVEKLGDFFIQEVSLCLSLREDVLWLRNELLFMPSFLNDAEEKQSEDQRVQQWVFEINSVASDAVAILETYNFEAGKGDDDRFASCLKACTCICRKEAKFYNVSKEIQSLKQRIMDISRKRETYGIRDINNTGERPRNRPNNRSAMARTLRRTTSYVDEEQIFVGFQDVVERLLAELLKAEPRRGVISIYGIGGAEDRVIYAENIIWLWMAEGFIPNGEERAEDVTEDFLNGLIRRSLIKVVDSFWKKVIKCRIHDLLRDLAVQKALEVNFFDICDPRKQSISSLCLRHVIHDQAQKYLSLDLSNFKLRSIMFYDQDFCQIK; from the exons ATGGTTGAGGCCTTTGTGTCATTTGCAGTAGAAAAATTGGGGGATTTCTTCATACAGGAAGTTTCCTTGTGTTTAAGTCTAAGAGAGGATGTGTTGTGGCTGCGAAATGAGCTGCTCTTTATGCCGTCTTTCCTCAACGATGCAGAGGAAAAGCAAAGTGAAGATCAAAGAGTTCAACAGTGGGTGTTTGAAATCAATTCTGTTGCTAGTGATGCTGTCGCTATACTGGAGACTTATAACTTCGAGGCTGGTAAAGGTGATGACGATAGATTTGCTAGTTGTCTGAAGGCTTGCACTTGCATATGTAGGAAGGAGGCCAAATTCTACAATGTCAGCAAGGAGATCCAATCACTCAAGCAGCGTATCATGGATATCTCTCGCAAACGAGAGACTTATGGTATTAGAGATATCAATAATACAGGAGAAAGACCAAGAAATCGGCCAAACAATCGGTCAGCCATGGCTAGAACATTGAGGAGAACTACCTCCTATGTAGATGAGGAGCAGATTTTTGTTGGCTTTCAAGATGTTGTAGAAAGACTGCTAGCTGAACTTCTCAAAGCAGAACCTCGTCGAGGCGTCATCTCCATTTATGGTATAGGAGGAGCAG AAGATCGTGTGATTTATGCTGAAAACATTATATGGTTGTGGATGGCTGAGGGTTTCATACCAAACGGAGAAGAAAGAGCAGAGGATGTCACTGAAGACTTCTTGAATGGGCTGATAAGACGAAGCTTGATAAAAGTGGTAGATTCATTTTGGAAAAAAGTTATTAAATGTAGGATTCATGATCTACTTCGGGATCTTGCCGTACAAAAGGCATTAGAGGTAAACTTCTTTGACATTTGTGACCCAAGAAAGCAATCCATATCATCCTTATGTCTCAGACATGTCATTCATGATCAAGCACAAAAGTACCTCTCACTTGATCTTTCTAATTTCAAGTTGAGGTCAATTATGTTCTACGATCAAGATTTTTGTCAAATCAAATGA
- the LOC132616572 gene encoding disease resistance protein RPP13-like isoform X2, with protein sequence MVEAFVSFAVEKLGDFFIQEVSLCLSLREDVLWLRNELLFMPSFLNDAEEKQSEDQRVQQWVFEINSVASDAVAILETYNFEAGKGDDDRFASCLKACTCICRKEAKFYNVSKEIQSLKQRIMDISRKRETYGIRDINNTGERPRNRPNNRSAMARTLRRTTSYVDEEQIFVGFQDVVERLLAELLKAEPRRGVISIYGIGGAEDRVIYAENIIWLWMAEGFIPNGEERAEDVTEDFLNGLIRRSLIKVVDSFWKKVIKCRIHDLLRDLAVQKALEVAEEE encoded by the exons ATGGTTGAGGCCTTTGTGTCATTTGCAGTAGAAAAATTGGGGGATTTCTTCATACAGGAAGTTTCCTTGTGTTTAAGTCTAAGAGAGGATGTGTTGTGGCTGCGAAATGAGCTGCTCTTTATGCCGTCTTTCCTCAACGATGCAGAGGAAAAGCAAAGTGAAGATCAAAGAGTTCAACAGTGGGTGTTTGAAATCAATTCTGTTGCTAGTGATGCTGTCGCTATACTGGAGACTTATAACTTCGAGGCTGGTAAAGGTGATGACGATAGATTTGCTAGTTGTCTGAAGGCTTGCACTTGCATATGTAGGAAGGAGGCCAAATTCTACAATGTCAGCAAGGAGATCCAATCACTCAAGCAGCGTATCATGGATATCTCTCGCAAACGAGAGACTTATGGTATTAGAGATATCAATAATACAGGAGAAAGACCAAGAAATCGGCCAAACAATCGGTCAGCCATGGCTAGAACATTGAGGAGAACTACCTCCTATGTAGATGAGGAGCAGATTTTTGTTGGCTTTCAAGATGTTGTAGAAAGACTGCTAGCTGAACTTCTCAAAGCAGAACCTCGTCGAGGCGTCATCTCCATTTATGGTATAGGAGGAGCAG AAGATCGTGTGATTTATGCTGAAAACATTATATGGTTGTGGATGGCTGAGGGTTTCATACCAAACGGAGAAGAAAGAGCAGAGGATGTCACTGAAGACTTCTTGAATGGGCTGATAAGACGAAGCTTGATAAAAGTGGTAGATTCATTTTGGAAAAAAGTTATTAAATGTAGGATTCATGATCTACTTCGGGATCTTGCCGTACAAAAGGCATTAGAG GTCGCAGAGGAAGAGTGA